A genomic window from Daphnia magna isolate NIES linkage group LG9, ASM2063170v1.1, whole genome shotgun sequence includes:
- the LOC116930397 gene encoding formin-like protein 20 isoform X4 — protein sequence MLDELQRSISPQRKTEASRIEERGRNETPVCVTSVHHQSSSKTISTSGANQQLAEQAISQTSVARRLFDTASVSDPAAHSSSVRPARSQSPELLLPVEGRTDSYADGPFGKALSGSGSGSIGRARSSSQQREYRQYHTSTKTHGDGSLLVGMPASADDADAHQAPPPSVSDRAKAWSSRGVTYSFKEEVTSSSSSNSKGAGAGAGNGTGTGTESTAGVVETTVKKSQVVKSSTTGQQDKKTASSGPDQVDSSLNNVVVDIGNQMIPDCIDLLASSKKEKAKKSVRLAEGNQSSTQQVASGSSSQFYSYNASSSSSSSSSSKKQVVASSSGSAMVADSTVDYSRISKRQIGAATATLNQKQLDSPICNFADHDDFPKHNVRIIPESAGLLCNVASHPHPMCNIERHPNFPLYAASPPCPPGSQDAQPVCNIKVHPALLCNYPHHPDHPAFAAACSPSETICNVPSHPELLCNLPKHADYPKHASRCPPPEIEPICNMDLPKGHPRVVCNFIRHPHYPKYCNAKLTGQQANTVCNVPAHRLDKCNVPEHPDFPDFKASKPPVAVEGNMNTATPNDDLPLCTVPGHPMLICNVTQHPDYPKFTHPELPEFSEAVAGLVCTVPSHPHDPIPLPSKCNIPGHPGYPDFMSLTEPQTEPFCDVSGHPFGLCNIQTHPQYPELMDPVDRDAAPYCFIPSHPELLCNIAHHPDFPGYTTEGEVPSEPICNVPRHPPIPIVEIHVPSPTPSPVAARSPSPPVRDPGPVICNIPFHPQYPALMGDSSPLSLPVCSVPGHPPLLCNVPKHPNFPEHVGHIGLKSPPQCNIPGHPQLLCNLPYHPDYPRLAGDCPSEPYCNLPTHPLTNKPKLYQAGTGSPLPNRRQGTPDPGLQAPPKKLDDLMATFNGGPPLPLTSTPRGDPQAIVFSPSPAVQLPPKSKEPVDGETEPLIEKEAPKRPTTKGTSGPPVYYPPDHKMFTKRDVPILSRTLEKKSKTMGGRSKGKMKFAAKHSAKASESESSAKGAYGGAAVIPICLPVCCAMPCVIM from the exons ATGCTGGATGAGCTGCAACGGAGTATATCACCGCAAAGGAAAACGGAAGCATCGAGGATAGAGGAGAGAGGAAGAAACGAAACGCCGGTGTGCGTGACTTCCGTCCATCACCAGTCGTCGAGCAAAACGATCAGCACCAGCGGCGCCAACCAGCAACTAGCCGAACAAGCAATTTCGCAGACGTCCGTCGCGCGTCGTCTGTTTGACACTGCGTCCGTTTCAGATCCAGCGGCGCATTCTTCGTCTGTCAGGCCAGCCAGATCCCAGTCACCAGAACTGCTTCTGCCCGTAGAAGGACGCACGGATTCTTACGCC GACGGTCCATTTGGCAAGGCTTTGTCTGGGAGTGGGAGTGGGAGCATCGGCAGGGCTCGCTCGAGTTCGCAACAACGCGAATACCGCCAATATCACACGTCGACTAAAACCCACGGCGACGGCTCTCTTCTTGTCGGCATGCCGGCTTCCGCAGATGACGCCGACGCCCATCAGGCACCACCGCCATCCGTTTCCGAT AGAGCAAAAGCTTGGAGCAGCCGAGGAGTGACGTACAGTTTCAAGGAGGAGGTGactagcagcagcagcagcaacagcaaggGTGCAGGCGCTGGCGCTGGAAATGGAACTGGAACTGGAACAGAGAGCACAGCGGGCGTGGTAGAAACTACCGTCAAAAAAAGCCAAGTCGTCAAATCGTCTACCACCGGCCAGCAAGACAAGAAAACGGCATCCTCTGGTCCAGATCAAGTGGATTCGTCCCTCAACAATGTCGTCGTCGATATCGGCAATCAAATGATTCCCGATTGCATCGATTTGCTAGCCAgcagcaagaaagaaaaggcaaagaaATCCGTCCGTCTTGCTGAGGGCAACCAGTCGTCTACTCAGCAAGTGGCGTCGGGCTCTTCCAGCCAATTCTACAGTTACAAcgccagcagcagcagcagcagcagcagcagcagcaagaaACAAGTGGTCGCCAGCAGTAGTGGTAGTGCGATGGTGGCCGATTCCACCGTTGATTACAGTCGAATCAGCAAAAGGCAGATCGGCGCTGCCACCGCAACCCTGAACCAAAAGCAGCTCGACAGTCCCATCTGCAATTTCGCG GATCACGACGACTTTCCCAAACACAACGTGCGGATTATTCCGGAATCGGCGGGACTCTTGTGCAACGTGGCTTCGCATCCCCATCCGATGTGCAACATAGAGAGGCATCCCAATTTCCCGTTGTACGCGGCTTCGCCTCCGTGCCCACCTGGATCGCAGGATGCGCAACCTGTTTGCAACATCAAAGTCCATCCCGCCCTACTTTGCAACTATCCACATCATCCGGATCATCCCGCTTTTGCCGCCGCTTGCTCTCCGTCGGAAACCATCTGCAACGTTCCGTCGCACCCCGAATTGTTGTGCAATTTACCCAAACATGCCGACTATCCGAAACACGCCTCACGCTGTCCGCCACCTGAGATCGAGCCCATCTGCAACATGGATCTGCCCAAGGGTCATCCGCGCGTCGTCTGCAATTTCATTCGCCATCCCCACTATCCGAAATATTGCAACGCCAAGCTGACTGGGCAGCAAGCGAACACTGTCTGCAACGTGCCGGCTCATCGATTGGACAAGTGCAATGTACCCGAGCATCCCGATTTTCCTGATTTCAAGGCCAGCAAACCACCTGTCGCCGTAGAGGGCAACATGAACACCGCGACTCCGAACGACGATCTGCCGTTGTGCACAGTTCCCGGACATCCGATGCTCATCTGCAACGTGACG CAACATCCGGACTATCCGAAATTCACCCATCCCGAATTGCCCGAGTTCTCCGAGGCTGTGGCCGGACTGGTTTGCACCGTACCCAGTCATCCACACGACCCGATCCCGTTGCCGTCGAAATGCAACATCCCTGGCCATCCTGGATATCCCGATTTCATGTCACTAACCGAACCACAGACGGAGCCGTTTTGTGACGTTTCTGGCCACCCTTTCGGTCTGTGCAACATCCAGACGCATCCGCAATACCCTGAATTGATGGACCCCGTGGATCGAGATGCCGCTCCTTATTGTTTCATACCATCCCATCCGGAGCTGCTGTGCAACATTG CTCACCATCCCGACTTCCCTGGCTACACAACGGAAGGTGAAGTGCCATCCGAACCGATTTGCAACGTGCCCAGACACCCACCGATTCCCATCGTGGAAATTCATGTCCCGTCTCCTACTCCGTCGCCCGTGGCGGCTAGGTCGCCTTCTCCGCCCGTTCGCGATCCTGGTCCGGTCATCTGCAATATCCCGTTTCATCCTCAGTACCCTGCTCTAATGGGCGATAGTAGCCCGCTTTCGCTGCCCGTCTGCTCCGTTCCCGGACATCCTCCACTTCTTTGCAAT GTGCCGAAACATCCCAACTTCCCAGAGCACGTTGGCCACATCGGACTCAAATCGCCACCGCAGTGCAACATACCCGGCCATCCTCAGCTGTTGTGCAATTTGCCCTATCACCCCGACTACCCTCGGCTGGCGGGCGATTGTCCGTCGGAGCCTTACTGCAACCTGCCAACTCACCCGCTGACCAACAAGCCGAAACTTTATCAGGCAGGCACAGGTTCTCCTTTGCCCAACCGAAGGCAGGGGACACCCGATCCCGGACTTCAAGCTCCGCCCAAGAAACTGGACGACCTTATGGCTACCTTCAATGGTGGACCGCCTCTC CCGTTGACGTCGACTCCGCGCGGTGATCCGCAGGCAATTGTGTTTTCGCCTTCGCCTGCTGTGCAACTTCCGCCCAAGTCTAAGGAACCGGTGGACGGCGAGACGGAGCCGTTGATAGAGAAAGAAGCACCGAAACGACCTACGACCAAAGGGACTAGCGGACCACCTGTCTACTACCCTCCCGATCACAAAATGTTTACGAAAAGAGACGTGCCGATTCTG TCACGGACTTTGGAGAAAAAGTCGAAAACGATGGGAGGTCGATCCAAAGGCAAAATGAAATTCGCTGCCAAGCATTCGGCTAAGGCATCCGAATCGGAATCGAGTGCCAAAGGTGCGTACGGTGGCGCCGCCGTCATCCCCATCTGTTTGCCCGTTTGCTGCGCCATGCCGTGTGTTATCATGTGA
- the LOC116930397 gene encoding formin-like protein 20 isoform X3: MIHPGSTRFLGDIDEFNGTTIRMAFSRQDRMLDELQRSISPQRKTEASRIEERGRNETPVCVTSVHHQSSSKTISTSGANQQLAEQAISQTSVARRLFDTASVSDPAAHSSSVRPARSQSPELLLPVEGRTDSYADGPFGKALSGSGSGSIGRARSSSQQREYRQYHTSTKTHGDGSLLVGMPASADDADAHQAPPPSVSDRAKAWSSRGVTYSFKEEVTSSSSSNSKGAGAGAGNGTGTGTESTAGVVETTVKKSQVVKSSTTGQQDKKTASSGPDQVDSSLNNVVVDIGNQMIPDCIDLLASSKKEKAKKSVRLAEGNQSSTQQVASGSSSQFYSYNASSSSSSSSSSKKQVVASSSGSAMVADSTVDYSRISKRQIGAATATLNQKQLDSPICNFADHDDFPKHNVRIIPESAGLLCNVASHPHPMCNIERHPNFPLYAASPPCPPGSQDAQPVCNIKVHPALLCNYPHHPDHPAFAAACSPSETICNVPSHPELLCNLPKHADYPKHASRCPPPEIEPICNMDLPKGHPRVVCNFIRHPHYPKYCNAKLTGQQANTVCNVPAHRLDKCNVPEHPDFPDFKASKPPVAVEGNMNTATPNDDLPLCTVPGHPMLICNVTQHPDYPKFTHPELPEFSEAVAGLVCTVPSHPHDPIPLPSKCNIPGHPGYPDFMSLTEPQTEPFCDVSGHPFGLCNIQTHPQYPELMDPVDRDAAPYCFIPSHPELLCNIAHHPDFPGYTTEGEVPSEPICNVPRHPPIPIVEIHVPSPTPSPVAARSPSPPVRDPGPVICNIPFHPQYPALMGDSSPLSLPVCSVPGHPPLLCNVPKHPNFPEHVGHIGLKSPPQCNIPGHPQLLCNLPYHPDYPRLAGDCPSEPYCNLPTHPLTNKPKLYQAGTGSPLPNRRQGTPDPGLQAPPKKLDDLMATFNGGPPLPLTSTPRGDPQAIVFSPSPAVQLPPKSKEPVDGETEPLIEKEAPKRPTTKGTSGPPVYYPPDHKMFTKRDVPILSRTLEKKSKTMGGRSKGKMKFAAKHSAKASESESSAKGAYGGAAVIPICLPVCCAMPCVIM, from the exons ATCGGATGCTGGATGAGCTGCAACGGAGTATATCACCGCAAAGGAAAACGGAAGCATCGAGGATAGAGGAGAGAGGAAGAAACGAAACGCCGGTGTGCGTGACTTCCGTCCATCACCAGTCGTCGAGCAAAACGATCAGCACCAGCGGCGCCAACCAGCAACTAGCCGAACAAGCAATTTCGCAGACGTCCGTCGCGCGTCGTCTGTTTGACACTGCGTCCGTTTCAGATCCAGCGGCGCATTCTTCGTCTGTCAGGCCAGCCAGATCCCAGTCACCAGAACTGCTTCTGCCCGTAGAAGGACGCACGGATTCTTACGCC GACGGTCCATTTGGCAAGGCTTTGTCTGGGAGTGGGAGTGGGAGCATCGGCAGGGCTCGCTCGAGTTCGCAACAACGCGAATACCGCCAATATCACACGTCGACTAAAACCCACGGCGACGGCTCTCTTCTTGTCGGCATGCCGGCTTCCGCAGATGACGCCGACGCCCATCAGGCACCACCGCCATCCGTTTCCGAT AGAGCAAAAGCTTGGAGCAGCCGAGGAGTGACGTACAGTTTCAAGGAGGAGGTGactagcagcagcagcagcaacagcaaggGTGCAGGCGCTGGCGCTGGAAATGGAACTGGAACTGGAACAGAGAGCACAGCGGGCGTGGTAGAAACTACCGTCAAAAAAAGCCAAGTCGTCAAATCGTCTACCACCGGCCAGCAAGACAAGAAAACGGCATCCTCTGGTCCAGATCAAGTGGATTCGTCCCTCAACAATGTCGTCGTCGATATCGGCAATCAAATGATTCCCGATTGCATCGATTTGCTAGCCAgcagcaagaaagaaaaggcaaagaaATCCGTCCGTCTTGCTGAGGGCAACCAGTCGTCTACTCAGCAAGTGGCGTCGGGCTCTTCCAGCCAATTCTACAGTTACAAcgccagcagcagcagcagcagcagcagcagcagcaagaaACAAGTGGTCGCCAGCAGTAGTGGTAGTGCGATGGTGGCCGATTCCACCGTTGATTACAGTCGAATCAGCAAAAGGCAGATCGGCGCTGCCACCGCAACCCTGAACCAAAAGCAGCTCGACAGTCCCATCTGCAATTTCGCG GATCACGACGACTTTCCCAAACACAACGTGCGGATTATTCCGGAATCGGCGGGACTCTTGTGCAACGTGGCTTCGCATCCCCATCCGATGTGCAACATAGAGAGGCATCCCAATTTCCCGTTGTACGCGGCTTCGCCTCCGTGCCCACCTGGATCGCAGGATGCGCAACCTGTTTGCAACATCAAAGTCCATCCCGCCCTACTTTGCAACTATCCACATCATCCGGATCATCCCGCTTTTGCCGCCGCTTGCTCTCCGTCGGAAACCATCTGCAACGTTCCGTCGCACCCCGAATTGTTGTGCAATTTACCCAAACATGCCGACTATCCGAAACACGCCTCACGCTGTCCGCCACCTGAGATCGAGCCCATCTGCAACATGGATCTGCCCAAGGGTCATCCGCGCGTCGTCTGCAATTTCATTCGCCATCCCCACTATCCGAAATATTGCAACGCCAAGCTGACTGGGCAGCAAGCGAACACTGTCTGCAACGTGCCGGCTCATCGATTGGACAAGTGCAATGTACCCGAGCATCCCGATTTTCCTGATTTCAAGGCCAGCAAACCACCTGTCGCCGTAGAGGGCAACATGAACACCGCGACTCCGAACGACGATCTGCCGTTGTGCACAGTTCCCGGACATCCGATGCTCATCTGCAACGTGACG CAACATCCGGACTATCCGAAATTCACCCATCCCGAATTGCCCGAGTTCTCCGAGGCTGTGGCCGGACTGGTTTGCACCGTACCCAGTCATCCACACGACCCGATCCCGTTGCCGTCGAAATGCAACATCCCTGGCCATCCTGGATATCCCGATTTCATGTCACTAACCGAACCACAGACGGAGCCGTTTTGTGACGTTTCTGGCCACCCTTTCGGTCTGTGCAACATCCAGACGCATCCGCAATACCCTGAATTGATGGACCCCGTGGATCGAGATGCCGCTCCTTATTGTTTCATACCATCCCATCCGGAGCTGCTGTGCAACATTG CTCACCATCCCGACTTCCCTGGCTACACAACGGAAGGTGAAGTGCCATCCGAACCGATTTGCAACGTGCCCAGACACCCACCGATTCCCATCGTGGAAATTCATGTCCCGTCTCCTACTCCGTCGCCCGTGGCGGCTAGGTCGCCTTCTCCGCCCGTTCGCGATCCTGGTCCGGTCATCTGCAATATCCCGTTTCATCCTCAGTACCCTGCTCTAATGGGCGATAGTAGCCCGCTTTCGCTGCCCGTCTGCTCCGTTCCCGGACATCCTCCACTTCTTTGCAAT GTGCCGAAACATCCCAACTTCCCAGAGCACGTTGGCCACATCGGACTCAAATCGCCACCGCAGTGCAACATACCCGGCCATCCTCAGCTGTTGTGCAATTTGCCCTATCACCCCGACTACCCTCGGCTGGCGGGCGATTGTCCGTCGGAGCCTTACTGCAACCTGCCAACTCACCCGCTGACCAACAAGCCGAAACTTTATCAGGCAGGCACAGGTTCTCCTTTGCCCAACCGAAGGCAGGGGACACCCGATCCCGGACTTCAAGCTCCGCCCAAGAAACTGGACGACCTTATGGCTACCTTCAATGGTGGACCGCCTCTC CCGTTGACGTCGACTCCGCGCGGTGATCCGCAGGCAATTGTGTTTTCGCCTTCGCCTGCTGTGCAACTTCCGCCCAAGTCTAAGGAACCGGTGGACGGCGAGACGGAGCCGTTGATAGAGAAAGAAGCACCGAAACGACCTACGACCAAAGGGACTAGCGGACCACCTGTCTACTACCCTCCCGATCACAAAATGTTTACGAAAAGAGACGTGCCGATTCTG TCACGGACTTTGGAGAAAAAGTCGAAAACGATGGGAGGTCGATCCAAAGGCAAAATGAAATTCGCTGCCAAGCATTCGGCTAAGGCATCCGAATCGGAATCGAGTGCCAAAGGTGCGTACGGTGGCGCCGCCGTCATCCCCATCTGTTTGCCCGTTTGCTGCGCCATGCCGTGTGTTATCATGTGA
- the LOC116930397 gene encoding formin-like protein 20 isoform X1 — translation MASSSGDVQSHHRHQFSKTTTTMTSMSNNSRQSTGHHASHQHSTGNDSLAIEEQNSSLEPHHPVYPVSEWDTKLDRMLDELQRSISPQRKTEASRIEERGRNETPVCVTSVHHQSSSKTISTSGANQQLAEQAISQTSVARRLFDTASVSDPAAHSSSVRPARSQSPELLLPVEGRTDSYADGPFGKALSGSGSGSIGRARSSSQQREYRQYHTSTKTHGDGSLLVGMPASADDADAHQAPPPSVSDRAKAWSSRGVTYSFKEEVTSSSSSNSKGAGAGAGNGTGTGTESTAGVVETTVKKSQVVKSSTTGQQDKKTASSGPDQVDSSLNNVVVDIGNQMIPDCIDLLASSKKEKAKKSVRLAEGNQSSTQQVASGSSSQFYSYNASSSSSSSSSSKKQVVASSSGSAMVADSTVDYSRISKRQIGAATATLNQKQLDSPICNFADHDDFPKHNVRIIPESAGLLCNVASHPHPMCNIERHPNFPLYAASPPCPPGSQDAQPVCNIKVHPALLCNYPHHPDHPAFAAACSPSETICNVPSHPELLCNLPKHADYPKHASRCPPPEIEPICNMDLPKGHPRVVCNFIRHPHYPKYCNAKLTGQQANTVCNVPAHRLDKCNVPEHPDFPDFKASKPPVAVEGNMNTATPNDDLPLCTVPGHPMLICNVTQHPDYPKFTHPELPEFSEAVAGLVCTVPSHPHDPIPLPSKCNIPGHPGYPDFMSLTEPQTEPFCDVSGHPFGLCNIQTHPQYPELMDPVDRDAAPYCFIPSHPELLCNIAHHPDFPGYTTEGEVPSEPICNVPRHPPIPIVEIHVPSPTPSPVAARSPSPPVRDPGPVICNIPFHPQYPALMGDSSPLSLPVCSVPGHPPLLCNVPKHPNFPEHVGHIGLKSPPQCNIPGHPQLLCNLPYHPDYPRLAGDCPSEPYCNLPTHPLTNKPKLYQAGTGSPLPNRRQGTPDPGLQAPPKKLDDLMATFNGGPPLPLTSTPRGDPQAIVFSPSPAVQLPPKSKEPVDGETEPLIEKEAPKRPTTKGTSGPPVYYPPDHKMFTKRDVPILSRTLEKKSKTMGGRSKGKMKFAAKHSAKASESESSAKGAYGGAAVIPICLPVCCAMPCVIM, via the exons ATGGCCTCCTCTTCGGGCGACGTCCAGTCGCACCATCGCCATCAGTTTTCCAAAACAACGACAACAATGACGAGCATGAGCAACAATAGTCGACAGTCAACTGGACATCACGCCAGCCACCAACATTCGACTGGCAACGATTCTCTTGCTATTGAGGAACAAAACTCTTCACTAGAGCCTCATCATCCAGTGTATCCCGTCTCTGAATGGGACACGAAATTAG ATCGGATGCTGGATGAGCTGCAACGGAGTATATCACCGCAAAGGAAAACGGAAGCATCGAGGATAGAGGAGAGAGGAAGAAACGAAACGCCGGTGTGCGTGACTTCCGTCCATCACCAGTCGTCGAGCAAAACGATCAGCACCAGCGGCGCCAACCAGCAACTAGCCGAACAAGCAATTTCGCAGACGTCCGTCGCGCGTCGTCTGTTTGACACTGCGTCCGTTTCAGATCCAGCGGCGCATTCTTCGTCTGTCAGGCCAGCCAGATCCCAGTCACCAGAACTGCTTCTGCCCGTAGAAGGACGCACGGATTCTTACGCC GACGGTCCATTTGGCAAGGCTTTGTCTGGGAGTGGGAGTGGGAGCATCGGCAGGGCTCGCTCGAGTTCGCAACAACGCGAATACCGCCAATATCACACGTCGACTAAAACCCACGGCGACGGCTCTCTTCTTGTCGGCATGCCGGCTTCCGCAGATGACGCCGACGCCCATCAGGCACCACCGCCATCCGTTTCCGAT AGAGCAAAAGCTTGGAGCAGCCGAGGAGTGACGTACAGTTTCAAGGAGGAGGTGactagcagcagcagcagcaacagcaaggGTGCAGGCGCTGGCGCTGGAAATGGAACTGGAACTGGAACAGAGAGCACAGCGGGCGTGGTAGAAACTACCGTCAAAAAAAGCCAAGTCGTCAAATCGTCTACCACCGGCCAGCAAGACAAGAAAACGGCATCCTCTGGTCCAGATCAAGTGGATTCGTCCCTCAACAATGTCGTCGTCGATATCGGCAATCAAATGATTCCCGATTGCATCGATTTGCTAGCCAgcagcaagaaagaaaaggcaaagaaATCCGTCCGTCTTGCTGAGGGCAACCAGTCGTCTACTCAGCAAGTGGCGTCGGGCTCTTCCAGCCAATTCTACAGTTACAAcgccagcagcagcagcagcagcagcagcagcagcaagaaACAAGTGGTCGCCAGCAGTAGTGGTAGTGCGATGGTGGCCGATTCCACCGTTGATTACAGTCGAATCAGCAAAAGGCAGATCGGCGCTGCCACCGCAACCCTGAACCAAAAGCAGCTCGACAGTCCCATCTGCAATTTCGCG GATCACGACGACTTTCCCAAACACAACGTGCGGATTATTCCGGAATCGGCGGGACTCTTGTGCAACGTGGCTTCGCATCCCCATCCGATGTGCAACATAGAGAGGCATCCCAATTTCCCGTTGTACGCGGCTTCGCCTCCGTGCCCACCTGGATCGCAGGATGCGCAACCTGTTTGCAACATCAAAGTCCATCCCGCCCTACTTTGCAACTATCCACATCATCCGGATCATCCCGCTTTTGCCGCCGCTTGCTCTCCGTCGGAAACCATCTGCAACGTTCCGTCGCACCCCGAATTGTTGTGCAATTTACCCAAACATGCCGACTATCCGAAACACGCCTCACGCTGTCCGCCACCTGAGATCGAGCCCATCTGCAACATGGATCTGCCCAAGGGTCATCCGCGCGTCGTCTGCAATTTCATTCGCCATCCCCACTATCCGAAATATTGCAACGCCAAGCTGACTGGGCAGCAAGCGAACACTGTCTGCAACGTGCCGGCTCATCGATTGGACAAGTGCAATGTACCCGAGCATCCCGATTTTCCTGATTTCAAGGCCAGCAAACCACCTGTCGCCGTAGAGGGCAACATGAACACCGCGACTCCGAACGACGATCTGCCGTTGTGCACAGTTCCCGGACATCCGATGCTCATCTGCAACGTGACG CAACATCCGGACTATCCGAAATTCACCCATCCCGAATTGCCCGAGTTCTCCGAGGCTGTGGCCGGACTGGTTTGCACCGTACCCAGTCATCCACACGACCCGATCCCGTTGCCGTCGAAATGCAACATCCCTGGCCATCCTGGATATCCCGATTTCATGTCACTAACCGAACCACAGACGGAGCCGTTTTGTGACGTTTCTGGCCACCCTTTCGGTCTGTGCAACATCCAGACGCATCCGCAATACCCTGAATTGATGGACCCCGTGGATCGAGATGCCGCTCCTTATTGTTTCATACCATCCCATCCGGAGCTGCTGTGCAACATTG CTCACCATCCCGACTTCCCTGGCTACACAACGGAAGGTGAAGTGCCATCCGAACCGATTTGCAACGTGCCCAGACACCCACCGATTCCCATCGTGGAAATTCATGTCCCGTCTCCTACTCCGTCGCCCGTGGCGGCTAGGTCGCCTTCTCCGCCCGTTCGCGATCCTGGTCCGGTCATCTGCAATATCCCGTTTCATCCTCAGTACCCTGCTCTAATGGGCGATAGTAGCCCGCTTTCGCTGCCCGTCTGCTCCGTTCCCGGACATCCTCCACTTCTTTGCAAT GTGCCGAAACATCCCAACTTCCCAGAGCACGTTGGCCACATCGGACTCAAATCGCCACCGCAGTGCAACATACCCGGCCATCCTCAGCTGTTGTGCAATTTGCCCTATCACCCCGACTACCCTCGGCTGGCGGGCGATTGTCCGTCGGAGCCTTACTGCAACCTGCCAACTCACCCGCTGACCAACAAGCCGAAACTTTATCAGGCAGGCACAGGTTCTCCTTTGCCCAACCGAAGGCAGGGGACACCCGATCCCGGACTTCAAGCTCCGCCCAAGAAACTGGACGACCTTATGGCTACCTTCAATGGTGGACCGCCTCTC CCGTTGACGTCGACTCCGCGCGGTGATCCGCAGGCAATTGTGTTTTCGCCTTCGCCTGCTGTGCAACTTCCGCCCAAGTCTAAGGAACCGGTGGACGGCGAGACGGAGCCGTTGATAGAGAAAGAAGCACCGAAACGACCTACGACCAAAGGGACTAGCGGACCACCTGTCTACTACCCTCCCGATCACAAAATGTTTACGAAAAGAGACGTGCCGATTCTG TCACGGACTTTGGAGAAAAAGTCGAAAACGATGGGAGGTCGATCCAAAGGCAAAATGAAATTCGCTGCCAAGCATTCGGCTAAGGCATCCGAATCGGAATCGAGTGCCAAAGGTGCGTACGGTGGCGCCGCCGTCATCCCCATCTGTTTGCCCGTTTGCTGCGCCATGCCGTGTGTTATCATGTGA